In Falco biarmicus isolate bFalBia1 chromosome 7, bFalBia1.pri, whole genome shotgun sequence, a single window of DNA contains:
- the DUT gene encoding deoxyuridine 5'-triphosphate nucleotidohydrolase, mitochondrial isoform X2, whose amino-acid sequence MAAMPLCEVAVQPSPTKRQKGSVPGDPSPRLRFTKLSENASAPSRGSARAAGYDLYSAYDCVIPPMEKAVVKTDIQIALPSGCYGRIAPRSGLAAKHFIDVGAGVIDEDYRGNVGVVLFNFGKETFEVKKGDRIAQLICERIFYPELEEVQALDDTARGEDGFGSTGKN is encoded by the exons aTGGCAG CGATGCCCCTCTGCGAGGTCGCCGTGCAGCCGTCCCCCACCAAGAGGCAGAAGGGCTCTGTGCCCGGGGACCCCTCCCCACGGCTTCGCTTCACTAAGCTGTCCGAAAACGCCTCCGCCCCCTCCAGGGGCTCTGCTCGGGCTGCGGGCTACGATCTGTACAG TGCCTACGACTGTGTAATACCACCCATGGAAAAGGCTGTAGTGAAAACAGACATTCAAATTGCGCTTCCTTCTGGCTGCTATGGCAGAATAG CACCGCGTTCTGGTTTAGCTGCAAAGCACTTCATAGATGTTGGTG CTGGTGTTATTGACGAGGATTACAGGGGGAATGTTGGTGTGGTACTCTTCAACTTTGGCAAGGAGACTTTTGAAG TTAAAAAAGGGGATAGGATTGCCCAGCTCATCTGTGAACGCATTTTCTATCCTGAGCTAGAAGAAGTTCAA GCTCTAGATGATACAGCACGTGGTGAAGATGGCTTTGGTTCTACTGGAAAGAACTGA
- the DUT gene encoding deoxyuridine 5'-triphosphate nucleotidohydrolase, mitochondrial isoform X1, giving the protein MLALRLGRLGLPRGRAMPLCEVAVQPSPTKRQKGSVPGDPSPRLRFTKLSENASAPSRGSARAAGYDLYSAYDCVIPPMEKAVVKTDIQIALPSGCYGRIAPRSGLAAKHFIDVGAGVIDEDYRGNVGVVLFNFGKETFEVKKGDRIAQLICERIFYPELEEVQALDDTARGEDGFGSTGKN; this is encoded by the exons ATGCTGGCCCTCCGCCTCGGGCGGCTCGGGCTACCCCGCGGGCGCG CGATGCCCCTCTGCGAGGTCGCCGTGCAGCCGTCCCCCACCAAGAGGCAGAAGGGCTCTGTGCCCGGGGACCCCTCCCCACGGCTTCGCTTCACTAAGCTGTCCGAAAACGCCTCCGCCCCCTCCAGGGGCTCTGCTCGGGCTGCGGGCTACGATCTGTACAG TGCCTACGACTGTGTAATACCACCCATGGAAAAGGCTGTAGTGAAAACAGACATTCAAATTGCGCTTCCTTCTGGCTGCTATGGCAGAATAG CACCGCGTTCTGGTTTAGCTGCAAAGCACTTCATAGATGTTGGTG CTGGTGTTATTGACGAGGATTACAGGGGGAATGTTGGTGTGGTACTCTTCAACTTTGGCAAGGAGACTTTTGAAG TTAAAAAAGGGGATAGGATTGCCCAGCTCATCTGTGAACGCATTTTCTATCCTGAGCTAGAAGAAGTTCAA GCTCTAGATGATACAGCACGTGGTGAAGATGGCTTTGGTTCTACTGGAAAGAACTGA